The DNA region AACCCCGTAACTGGTGAATTTGACTTACAACCAGCCAAAACCCTAATAGACCGCGATTGGGTTTATTGCGTAACTTACAGCCCCGATGGCGAGTTATTAGCCACAGGCAATCGAGATGCTACAGTCAAACTCTGGCGCAAGGACGGTACCTTAGTCAAAGTCCTCAAAGGGCATCAAGACTGGGTGAATTGGGTCAGCTTTAGTCCTGATGGTCAATTAATTGCCTCTGCTAGTGACGATCGCACTGTCAAAATTTGGCGGCGTGATGGCACACTCGTAAAAACACTGTCTGGTCATCAAAATGGTGTAACCGTTGTGGCGTTCAGCCCAGATGGGCAAATGATTGCATCAGCAGGTAGAGACAAAATCATTAAATTGTGGCAGCGCCAGCAAAATAGCGACAATAACTTTGACTTTCAAGCTTATAAAAATTTAGAACAGCACACCAGTACAATTTGGAGCTTGAGCTTCAGCATTGATGGACAAAAGTTAGCGTCAGGAAGTGATGACAATACGGTTAATCTGTGGAGTAGTACAGGTGCATTAATTAAAACTTTTAAAGGTCATAGTGATGCAGTGGCCAGTGTGGCTTTTAGCCCAGATAACAAAATCTTGGCATCAGGAAGTTATGACAAGAGTGTCAAACTCTGGAGTTTAAATGCCCCCTCGTTACCAATTTTGCGGGGGCATCAAGATCGAGTTTTGAGTGTGGCTTGGAGTCCTGATGGGCAGATGTTGGCTTCTGGTAGCCGCGATCGCACTGTCAAACTCTGGCAAAGAGAAATTATCAATGGCGAAGCCACCACCAGACTTTACAAAACCTTAGTTGGGCATACAGAGAAAGTTCCTAGTGTGAGTTTTGATCCCTTCGGTGAATTAATCGCATCCGGTAGTTATGACAAAACAGTTAAACTCTGGCGGCGCGATGGTACTTTACTCAAAACCTTACAAGGACATACAGATAGCGTCATGGGTGTGAGTTTTAGCCCTGATGGCCAGTTATTAGCATCCGCGAGTAAAGATAAAACCATTAAACTTTGGAGTCGTGATGGTCAATTAATCACAACTTTAGTGGGCCACCAAGGTTGGGTTAATGCCGTTAACTTTAGTCCTGATAGTCAGTTGCTGGCCTCCGCTAGTGATGATCAAACCGTCAAACTCTGGCGGCGTGATGGCACCTTGATCAAAACATTTTCGCCCCATGACAGTTGGGTATTGGGTGTCAGTTTCAGCCCAACTGACCAATTAATCGCTTCTGCTAGTTGGGATAACACCGTCAGATTATGGCGACGCGATGGCACTTTGTTAAAAACACTGTTAAAGGGGTATAGCGATAGTGTGAATTCCGTGACATTCAGTCCGAATGGTGAATTATTGGCTGCTGCTAGTTGGGATAGTACAGTCAAATTGTGGAGTCGAGATGGCAAGTTAATTAAAACCTTGACTGGCCATCGCGCCCCAGTTCTGAGCGTGAGTTTTAGCCCTGATGGACAGACATTAGCATCGGCAAGTGATGACAACACAATTATTTTGTGGAACTTACATTTGGAAGACTTACTGCTGCATGGTTGTAACTGGGCCGAGAATTACCTCAACCACAACTACAATGTCGAGGGGGGCGATCGCTTGTTGTGTGATGGAATTAATCGCAGTCAATCAAAATTTCCCTTGAGGTAAGTCAGTGCGATCGCGCCTCAAGCTTTTTAATCGCCGTTTTCTGCTATCACCTCTGGTTGCAAATTTACTAAAAACGTATGCAATCTCATTCTTTCAATGTAAGGCCAGCCACCCTCAGACTCAATATCTTTCAGGAGTGAGTAAAGTTGCTGGCGATTATCGGGTAGGCTATCCTGAAAAGCACCATCCCGAATTGAGCGATGTAAATACTCCAACTGCCGCAGCAAGGTCAACAGCGCCAATGGATTTCCTTGGCAATCTCTCGCTACATCATGTACAGCTGTGGCAATCTTCTCTAGTTGCTCGACAAAATCTATTGATTCAAAACTTTTGTTGCTCATGCAACTCTCTCTGTCAAAATTAGGTCTACTCAAATTTACCGAAGATTGTCAGCTTTCAGGCGCGATCGCCTCTTACCTATACATAATCCTCACAGTCAGAAAGATAGGGCTTGTGCAAGCTTCTAGGAGTGGCTGTTGAATTATTTTTAGCTGAACTCCTTACACCCAGTCAGGACTTATACCATTTTGGATTTTAGATTTTAGATTTTGGATTGGGTAAGGGTTGATAGGTAAGCTTTTGAGTCATCCATTTGTCGCATTCTTTTTTCAAATTGGTATTACGCACAAAAATAGTCTGTAGAGATTGGGTGTAGGAGTGAAAGGGTATGGGGGTGTAAGGATTTTGGATACATACACCCCTACACCCTTCCCAAACCCTTGATTTTTGTCAGTCCTACTTCAACAAACAATCTTGCGGCCTCAGTCCTAAACTAATTTTGCTCACTCAACACAAATTGCAGAACATAGCAATTCTCAGCAAAAGAGAGTGGTGGCTTTGATTACAGCCTCTCAGGAAGCTAGATAGGATCAAAGACTTCCTACTTTAAACTAGAGTGCTTTGATTTTGAGTTAAAAAAAATCGTATGATCTGGCTGATTTCCCTATAAAGCAATGGGCTGTATGTAGTGGCAATACATACATAATACAGAACGACTTCAAAAAACCCTGCAAATGCCTATAGTAGTTGCAAGGTGAGAGGTCGGAGCGACGTTAAAAGCGTCATTGATGCAGCAAAGCCTAACTTTCGGGAACAGCTTGCTGTCAGTGAGGACTGCTTTTCGTCAGAGATCAAAACTTCGTGCAGTTTTACAACTTAGATATTAATTTTTGACATTGAGGTTGACCATGAGGTATCGCGCTTTAATTGTTGCATTCTTGGCTTTATGCCTGGGGCTATTAACTGCTTGCAGTGATGCTCCAGAGGCTAGTGTTAGAGAAGTACTCACCTACGAACAAATTCGTGGAACAGGCTTGGCTAACAAATGTCCTCAATTGGCAGAAACCAGCCGTGGCTCTATTCCCCTTGACAGTAGCCAGTCTTACGCCATTAAAGAACTGTGCTTGGAACCTACTAATTTCTTTGTCAAAGAAGAACCAGCTAATAAACGCCAAATAGCTGAATTTGTAACTGGCAAATTGTTAACCAGATACACTTCTACCATTGACCAAGTACAAGGGCCACTGAAGTTCAACTCAGATGGTAGCTTGACTTTTGTTGAAGAAGATGGTCTAGACTTCCAAGCGATTACAGTTCAACTTCCTGGTGGTGAGCGAGTACCTTTCCTCTTCACCATTAAAAACTTAGTAGCTCAAACACAACCTAGTTTGACCAGCATCAATACTTCTACAGATTTTGAAGGCGAATTTAAAGTGCCTTCTTACCGTGGTGCTGCCTTCCTAGACCCCAAAGGTCGCGGTATTGTGACTGGCTATGATAATGCTGTGGCTCTTCCTGCTCAAGCAGATGACGAAGAACTCACCCGTGCAAATGTGAAGCGTGCTGATATTCTCAAAGGCAAGATTTCTCTGCAAGTAGCTAAAATAGATAGTTCTAGCGGTGAAATTGCAGGTACTTTTGAGAGTGAACAACCATCTGATACTGACTTAGGAGCCGGTGAACCCAAGGAAGTGAAGATTCGCGGTTTATTCTATGCCAGAGTAGAATCTACTCGTTCTTAAACTCAGCACATTGCTGGCATTTAAGATCAAAATTTAAAGCCATTAGGCTTCAAATCAGTCTTTAGAAAATGGACAGGTGGATTTTGAGCTAAATTGACCTAAATGGCCACATATTTCACAACTAAAGGGCTTTTTGCCCTTTTTTTATTGCTGTTCAGAACTTAAATATTATGCGTTGAGATGGGTGTATGGGGGTAAGGGTATAGGGGTGTAATTGTTTTGGATACATACACACGCCACTACTCCCCACTCACTACTCCCAATTCCCTACCTTAAATTCAGGTCTATTGAATATTTGTAAAAATTGTATTAATTCTTTTGTGAGATACCGTAAGCATACTGAAAAATTACCTTTCATTCAGGTAAAAAAATAATCACAAACAAACTTCATACCCAGGTAAACAAATTAAGTACAATCTCGGTTTGAAATTAAGTAAATTATTTTATATTTTGTTGCTATGTAGTTTTTGATTGGCTACAGATAATAACCAATTCTAAATAACTAAAAAACAATTTTGCCGATTTAAATATTGCTTGATTGTTCAAAATTTCATAGTAGTAGCAGTGCTATATGACGACAAAAGCCTTTACATGTGCATATAGCCTGTTACTTGCTGTGAAATTTTGTAATCTTGGCTTGTTTAAACGCACTTACCCTACTGTTTATTTGCTAAATAAATCCGGTGCTATGCCTACCACAGCCACCAACGAACTGAAGCATGAAGTTTGGCAGTTGTTGAGAGAATATAAGCAATCTCGCTCAGAACATATTCGCAACCAACTGGTAAAACTAAATTTTGGACTGGTAAGAAAAGAAGCTCATTACTGGATTAATCAATGTCGTGAAAGTTATGATGACTTACTGCAGGTTGGTTGTTTAGGTTTAATTCGAGCTATTGAAAGATTTGATATTTCTAAAGGTCACGCTTTTAGTTCCTTTGCCATTCCCTATATTCGTGGTGAAATTCAACACTACCTGCGGGATAAAGGCGTGACCGTCAGGATTCCCAGACGCTATTTAGCAATACAACAACAAGCAATTGGGGTGTCTCGTTCTTTACGAGAAAAATATAATCGCCAACCCACAGATGCTGAATTAGCAGCAGCATTGGAAATTACTCTTAGTGAGTGGCAAGAAATCAAATTAGCGTGGATTAATCGCGCTCCTCTCAGCTTAGATGTGCCAGTTCAAGACTCCGAAGAAGGTGCTACTAGTCTAGGAGAATTAGTTCCTGATCCTCATTACCGCAGCTTTCAACTGGCGCAAGAAGACCAACTGCGTTTACAACAAGCATTGTTTCAACTCGAACAGTGTACTAGAGAAGTTTTAGAATGTGTCTTTTTGCAGGATTTGACACAAAAACAAGTAGCAGAACACTTGGGCATTAGTGTTGTGACGGTTTCTCGGAGAGTAAAAAAAGGGTTGGATTTATTGAAACATCTGATGTGTACAGCAGATGATTGAACATCAGCAAAATAAAACCGTATTTGTACTGGTTTAATTATGTAGAAACCAGCCCTTAAAATTTAATAATTTAGGTTATAAAGGTGAAATACTTTGCCTGAAATAAATACAGGCTTAGTTAATTTCCACAAACAAATTTTCTATAGCTTTTGAGAACAGCCAATGGGCAGAAAATCAAAAATTGCAATTGCAACTATTCTAACTTTGGCGATCGCTGGATGTGCATCAGAAAGCACACCACAAGCTAGTACTCCTGCGCCGGCTCCAACGGCTCCAGGAACACCAGCACCACCCGCCGCAGCCCCGGCCGCAGCGCCACCTGCTAAAACACCACCAGCCACGGCGGCTCAACCGTTTAATAACCCTGTGGTGTCCACAAAAAAGGTCACTAACGTTGCTTTTACCTCTCCTACATTAATTCAACCCACTGATGGTAAAACCCGGATAGATTTGGTAACTAAGGGAAGGCCAGATCCATTTGCCCAGCTTGTTACCCCAACTAGTGCTGAAGTTGGCAAAAATCCTAACGTCAAGCAAATTCCTCGCTTACCTCCTTTATCGGTAGCTATTGTCAAAAATCGCAAAGTGCCAATCAGTACTGCTAGTACTAAAAAAACTCCTATTGCATTGGCGGGAACTACCACCATTCTGCCCAAGGTTTTGCCGCAGGTTGTTCCTAGCAACCCTTTTAGTTCTGTATTACCCTCTACACCCCAACCAGATTTGGCTAAATCAGTGGTGGTGACTGGTGTAGTTTTGATTGGTAGAGAACCCCAAGCTATTATTAAAATTCCCAATGAGCCTTCTAGCCGCTATGTACAAGCGGGACAGCGATTAGCAAATGGTTTGTTGATTAAACGCATTGAAATGAATCAGGGTTCAAATCCGATCGTGATTCTGGAACAATACGGTATTGAAGTTGCCAGAATGGTAGGAGAAGCCCCGACTAACTCAACGCCATCAGTCACATCGGCTGCTAATGGCAATGCAATTTCATCAACTCTACCAACCCAAAATCTAACTGCTGTTGGAGCATCTTAAGGATGGATACTCAGGAAAAATTTGAATTTACTGGTTTACCTCTAGCTGTCTATCGAGAGATAGCTGCTCATTTACGTCAAGTTGAAGGAGTTGAGGCGGGTTTAATTCCCCAGTCATCTCAACAATTTGATTACAACCAAAGTCAAATTGATGGTTTATGGATATCTTGGTCGCCTAACTCTCGTCCTGCAAGCCGACAACGTGTGCAGCAAATTTTGGCTTACTATCACAGCCTTTATGGAGTTTGACGACTGAAATTTCCGTAAATTGCTCAAATTATATCAATAAATTTTTAATTAGCTGGGTGAAGTCAATCTATCCGATCAAGTTTGTAGTGATTGGGTAGTGTTTGTCTTGACCCTGTTTAATTATTTGGATACTATCTGGTTTCTTGCTGACTATTGGCGTTTGATCTGTTGTGATATGTGCCAATTGATAAAAAAATGTTAGTGTTTGGCTCAAAACATGATATTAAGTGATGCAATTATAAATTGCTGAGGTAAACTTGCAAGCAAAATAATGCAAAATATTACTCAGCTGCTCTTCGGTCTGGGCATCACTCAAAATGGAACACTGGCAATTTCTCATCCAGAAACAGGGCGATCGCTCTTGGCACACTTTAGAATCGCCAAATCTACAAATTTTAGAGGGTCGGTACAGAGTTTTAGCTCGTTCTAACCTGCCAAATACAGATGTGGAAGTACGGGTAACTCACTCTACAACTCATGAAGTTCCCCCAAAACGACGGATTCAAAAGTTATCGCGGCGCACTAATTCCGAAGGTTTAATGGCGGTGATTCCCTTTACGCTGCTGAAGCCAGGACTATGGGAATTACGCTGTTCTGGCGATTTGATGTCAGATATTTTTGGTAAATCTTGGCAACAAAGTGTTTATCTACAAGTCTTGTCTCAACAGGCAGAAGTTGAAGTCGATAAATTATCTGGTGGTGGGAATTTAGAGCCAAATTCTCTTGACTTTTTCATAATTTCTTTGCCGGATACTCCTAATATTCATCAGGTTGATATCAGTGCTGGTAGTCAGTCAATTTCTCCAACTACAGAGGTGAAGACAGATAGCGACTTAGTGACTAACGAACTTTCGGCGGAAATTGCGTCAATTGCCAGTGATAATGCTATTACGACAAAGGCAGAAGCAGTCCCTGAGAGTAATTTAGATGAATTACCTGTAGAAGCAAATTTAGTTACCAGCGATCGCACTTTATCTGTCACCCCAGCCGAAATTCCTGATAGCAATTCCATAAACAGCGAATTGGCGGCGGAAACTTTATCTACAAATGATGAAACATTTGCCGTTACTAGAGAAGAAATTCCTGATCATCACTTGTCTGTCAGTGAAGTAAGCGATCGCACTTTATCGGAAACCACACAGGAAATTTCTGATGATGACTCGCAGGTAAGTGCAGTTTCGGGACAAGAAACTGTCAGCACAGAGGAAATTTCTGATGATGACTTGTATGTACAAGAAACTTTACCTATCAGCGATCGCACTTTATCAGTAAGTACTGAGGAAATTTCTGATGATGACTTGTATGTACAAGAAACTTTACCTACGAGCGATCGCACTTTATTAGTAAGTACCGAGGAAATCTCTGAGCATAATTCGCAGGTAAGTGAAGTGTCAGTACAAGAAACTTTACCTACAAGCGATGATACTTTGTCAGTCACCACAGAAGAAGAAATTTCGACTCATAACTTGGTTGTGAGTGAATCGGCTTTTGCGGAAACTCCCGCAGAAATCCCTGATGGTAGCTTGGTTGTGGCTCAATTTTCTGGTGAAAAATCAGAATATGGTATTGATCAACCTGTAAGTCCGGTATGGCTAAAAGGTGAAACAGCAGAACAAATATTACAAAGTTTAATAGATCAAGCTTTACCCACCTTGTTGTTAGAGGATGAGCAGCTAGAAGAGGAGGAAACGATACAACCATTACCACCACTCAAGCTGACTTTAGAGCAAGAAAACTATGTGGCGCGTTGGGGACAAGGACTCAGCATTAATGCCACTGTGGAGTTACAAACACAGCCTGATTTGGAAGATGAGCTACAGTACCCCACTACTTTTTATGCACTAGAAGCCAAAATTGAGCTACGCTCACCTTTAAGTTCAGAAGTTTTGGCTCAGGTAAGGCAACCTTTAGCAGATAATGTACTGCCTTTTGCAATTAACTCGGCCATTAATATTCCGATTGATTGTGAATCTAAACTGCTTTTGGGTGAACTCAGTTTATATGGCGCAATCAGTGATTTTGATGATGTCACATTGTTAGCTAATAGCTCTTTTACAATTACGGCGGATGTATCAGAATTATTAGCGATCGCTACAGTGGCAAAATCTTATCAGCAAAACTTTTTTGATAACTCTAGTACTTTAGCGGTTTCTCTACCGAGTCAAGAGCCAGAAACATCGGTCAGCTTGGGTTTGGAACTGTTTAACCTGGTCAAAACTACTGCTACACAACCGCAAACTATTCTGCCATCACCAAGCCAGCCTTTACCGCCGCAAATTAATTTGTTGTCTCTGAAAAAGTCAGGAGATTGGCGATCGCCACAATTGCCCAAGTTACCAGAAAATCAAACAAGTGCGATCGCAATTAATGATGAGTTAACAGAGGTTCCCCCAGAAGGACAACAAGAAGGGGATTTGCAAGACCAGACACCTCCCATCCCTTTAGCACCCATTAACTTAGAACAGCTAGAAATTAAAAGTCGTCCAGGGTGGATGGCGGGGAATGTCTTTCCTTATCTCAAACGCCGGAAAACTGCACCGACTGAGACGACAGATTTAGAAGATGTTTCTGATTCTCCGATATTTGAAGAGTCTCTGGTAGTTGAGCCAGAAATTGAGAACCCAGAGACAGATAATGCTGTGGTGGAAACTTTGGCTTCCTCAACTTCGGAATTGCAAAACCTAGATTTAGATGATTCTGTAACTGAAACGTTAACTTCAACCGATGCTTTGGAACTGGAAAATCTAGATTTAGATAATTCCGTAGCTGAAACCTTAACTTCAACCGATTCTGAGTCGGAGAACCTGGATGTAAATGATTCTGTGGTGGAAGAACTAACGCCAGCTAGTTCTGAGTTATTTGCTGTGTCTATGCTAGAAATGCCTGTGACACCAAGTTTGGAATTTAGTGACGACTCCATCTTAGAACCAGCTGCTCCCTTAAGCTCAGAATTGATAGCAGAGGTTAATCCTTATTCCTCGCCGTTAATTAGGAAGTGGATGCAGAGCCAAGGCTATGTTGTACCTGAACTTCCGCCTCTACCAAAGCAACGCCGTAACACAGAAGTTTTAGAGCCTGTTCCTGTGGACGAGGATTTTATAGAGACTGATTTACCAATGCCAAGTTTTGAGGCTGATTTGTCATCAAATCTTGATACAGGGATAGAAACTATTCATGGTGAATCTGAGGCTAATGCGGAAGTAGAGAGTAATTTAAATATCTCTGAAACTGAGGAAATTACAGAGGCGGAAATAAATACAGTAGAATCTGAGCTTGAGGAACATCCAGAGACAAGCATAATTACAGCAGAATCTGAGGAGCTAAATATCTCGGCGGATGTGGAAACAGAAAACATTCCTCTTGAGGAATCTAACTCTTCATTGCCATTAACAGAGCTACCCTTAAATCAAAAGATTAAAATACCGAGAGCTTGGTTAGCGCAAGAGATTGTGGTTGATGATACTGATAGTGAACCTATCGAAGATCATTTTGTCGAGCAACCACAGCAGTCAATTCCGGCTGTAGCGTCATTCCCCTTAGATGGCGAAAAATTGGAACCTTTACCCATTCCGCAATTACATATACCCGCAGGCGAACTGATTGCGGGTCAGTCGGTGCGTGTGCGTGTAGAACTACCAGAAGTTCCTGCGCCAGTGGTGGTGAAATTGTGGATTGAGGATTGCCAAACTCGCGGGTTATTGGATGGCCCTCATGTGTTCAAAGATTTGCTACCTAAAGCCTTGGGTGGTGTAGAGGTGATGACTCAGATCAATATTCCCTTTGGCTGTGTGGAAATTCGTTTAGAAGCGATCGCCTTTAATCCATCTACTCAACAAGAAAGTCACAAAGCATCGGTTGTCAGGACTGTAATTCCACCAGATTTACCAAATTATCAGTTAGATGAATTGTTGGGTTTGTAAACAACAGCTTTACATAACTTTGTTAAAAATCTTTAGAATTTAAAAAATCTGACTGAATTTGCAGTAAGCTCATTTTGAATTGTAGTGTGATTTAACAGGAACCTTTACCATGTCCACTGAACTTTTCCCCCAAATTTTTGCTTATTCTGCATCTTTCTTGTCTCCTATCTTTGTACCTATTATTGGTTGGGTTCTGCCAATTGCAACATTCTCGTTTCTGTTGTTATACATTGAGCGTGATGACATTGCCTAAATAGGTATTTAGTAATAATTAATTGGTAAAAATTTTAGTAGCCAATTAATTATCACTTCCTTACAATTCACTAGATTGTGCAATCAATTAATACTTAAAATACCGCCTAACTCCAAGAGTCAGGCGGTTTTCTTGTACTGATTTCTAAACAAGTGCTAGAAAATTCAGTGAATATATAGAAGTAGTCAGATATATCAGGAAATTGGGAAAGCTCGAATGCTAGGAATAATAAGATTTTTACCTCCTGCCTTTTGCCTTCTGAAGACAGCGCGTTGCGGGGGTTCTCTCCGTTGTAGCGACTGTCGTCCTCCTGCTATATTATGAGGTTCAAACCACTTTTATAGTGAAGAACCAATCCCAGCGTAGGCTCCGTAGAAGAAGATACCTACAACAGTAATTACGCCTAAACCTGCGATTGTAGCGACAACCCACAGGGGAATTCTTCCAGTTCCAGCAGACACAGATTTTCCTCCTCCCTTAATAACAAATCAACACAAATTTTAGATAAACAAAGTTTCCCAAAAATAGTTCCAGTTAGTTAAAGAAGTAACTGGAAAAGAGAATACCTAGAACAAAAATCAGTAGCAATCCCAGGTATAAAGAAGTACGGTTAAGTTCAACCGGTTGGTTATTGGGATTGGGCGTTCTTTCCATGATTTGCTCCTAGCGTTGAATAAATTGCATTGCGGCGATCGCGCCCAAGAAAAACACGGTTGGCACACCCAAGGTATGAACTGCCAGCCATCTAACTGTAAAAATTGGATAGGTAACTGGTTGATTGATGTTATTTCCGCTAGTCATGATTTCAAACTACTTTCCAATAAATTTTTCAACTTGTTTCTTGGCTTCATAACGGTTATTCACAATTGGCAATTCCTGCCGTGTTTGTGTGTAATACTCGTTAGGGCGAGGTGTGCCAAATACATCATAAGCCAGCCCGGTGCTAACAAATAGCCAACCGGCAATAAATAATGCTGGGATGGTGATGCTGTGAATTACCCAGTAACGAATGCTGGTAATAATGTCCGAAAACGGACGTTCTCCAGTGGTACCTGACATTTAGATCCCTACCTTCACAAAGACTGTTATTGAGTTTATTATCCTACAAAGTTTAGAAAGAGTTACAACTTGCAACGCTGTTCTCATAAATCAGAATTAACACTTAAACTTCGGTTATGCCTAAGCTGCTTTTTCTGACGCAGTTTTTTCAGCCCTGGCGTTATATTTCAGCAATACACCGCGATCGCCAATGATAAATCCTTGGTCGGGACTGAGAAAGACTATTTTATATAGATTAGCGGCTACCTGTTCCACATCACGGTCTTTTTCCCAGGTTTTACCACCATCAGTACTCCGCAGCAAGTTACCGCTACCACCGCCTATCCACAGTTCTTCGGGTGTGCGATATGCCAAATCCAGTAAACCCCAACTGGTGGATAACTCTGGATATAAAGCTTCTTGCCATTCTTCGGCGTTATTGGGTTCACTAAATTGAATCTGACCACCGCGTGCTAATAACCACAGTTGGCCATTATCATTGAAACCCATATTTTCTACACGCCGAGAACTAATGCGGTTATGGGGAACCCAAGCATTTTGTCCTGGTTCCCAAGTCGAGTAAAAGCTACCCTTAGCTGAAACTGCGACATATTTACCATCAGCAGAACGCTGCATATTCCGTACTACACCAACAGCAGCTTCGACTTGGGCTTTCCAATTTTTACCCCCATCGGTAGTTTTGTAAATTGCGCCCACATCTGTAGCCATTTCGGCTGAGTTGGTTTCCAGTGCATGAACAGAAATGGGATTACCAGGTAACTTTTCGCTTAAAGGAATACGTGACCAAGAACGACCTTCATCGGTGGTATGCAGTAATAGGGAAGGTTCACCAACTATCCAACCTTCTTTGCCAGAAAAACTGACAGAATCAAAGCGATATCGAGAATCATCCAGTGCTAAGGACAAGGGTTGCCAATTTTTACCACCGTCTTGAGTTTCTAAAAGTGTGGCGTTGCTGCCTACTAAAAAACCATGCTGAGAATCTTGGGTAAAAGCGATATCTAGCAACTTCTCGTTGGTTGGCACAGTAATAATTTCCCAAGGGTTGAAGCTAGTGGAAGGCACTTTACTACAACCTATACACAAAACAACTACTATCAAACAGGCAATTATGCGTTGCCAACTTTTCACAATGGATTGCATCAGTATTTCTTAGTGTTTTCTAAATTCGTTTAAGTTTTACCTTAAGAGATGCGATCGCTCTCTAAAATCGGTAAAGCAAGATAGCGGGTCTTATTGTAAGCCGTAAAGACTGATAAAGAACAAGAAAGCCAGAGCCAAAGCCCCAAAAATTAAGATATTCTTCTGCCCTGGAGTCAGTTTGTTCACACCCAAGCCAAAACCCAGATTTTCTTTAAAACCAGATGCTGTACCAGCCGGGCCAATATTGGTAAAAGCAGTTTTTTTAGCACTACAAACTGGACAACGCCAGTTTACAGGCAACTCTGTAAACAGTGTCCCGGAAGGGATATCATGCTTATCATCTCCCTTCTCAGGTTCATAAACATAACCGCAGGCGCGACACTCATAGCGGTCTAACGCTGGAGTCTCAACAGCTTGTTCGCTCATGGCTAAGGTCTCCCAGAGGGGAATTATTAAATATACGTTAAAAATTATGACATAACTGTTAGACTTTTCTATCACTCATACAAACGAATCAAATACCTGAAATCCGTCTGTTTCCCAGATTTCAGAAAACTCGAAAAGATATAATGTAAAAGAAAGTAACAGCGTTATTTACACCATAAGCGGTAGAAATTCATTGTGTTTGTCCTTAGCGGTTACGAGTACTTCCTAGGCTTCTTAATTATCTGTAGCCTAGTGCCAGCCCTGGCGCTTTCTGCTTCCAAGCTTCTCAGACCCAGTGGTAACAGCCTGGAACGCCGCACAACTTATGAATCTGGGATGGAACCCATCGGTGGAGCCTGGATTCAGTTCAACATTCGCTACTATATGTTTGCGCTGGTTTTTGTCGTCTTTGACGTAGAAACTGTGTTTTTGTATCCTTGGGCGGTTGCTTTCAACCGTTTAGGGCTATTAGCATTCATTGAGGCGCTAATTTTTATTGCAATTCTTGTAATTGCTTTAGTTTACGCATGGCGTAAAGGAGCTTTGGAATGGTCTTGAATTCTGATTTAAG from Aulosira sp. FACHB-615 includes:
- a CDS encoding photosystem II manganese-stabilizing polypeptide codes for the protein MRYRALIVAFLALCLGLLTACSDAPEASVREVLTYEQIRGTGLANKCPQLAETSRGSIPLDSSQSYAIKELCLEPTNFFVKEEPANKRQIAEFVTGKLLTRYTSTIDQVQGPLKFNSDGSLTFVEEDGLDFQAITVQLPGGERVPFLFTIKNLVAQTQPSLTSINTSTDFEGEFKVPSYRGAAFLDPKGRGIVTGYDNAVALPAQADDEELTRANVKRADILKGKISLQVAKIDSSSGEIAGTFESEQPSDTDLGAGEPKEVKIRGLFYARVESTRS
- a CDS encoding RNA polymerase sigma factor SigF; amino-acid sequence: MPTTATNELKHEVWQLLREYKQSRSEHIRNQLVKLNFGLVRKEAHYWINQCRESYDDLLQVGCLGLIRAIERFDISKGHAFSSFAIPYIRGEIQHYLRDKGVTVRIPRRYLAIQQQAIGVSRSLREKYNRQPTDAELAAALEITLSEWQEIKLAWINRAPLSLDVPVQDSEEGATSLGELVPDPHYRSFQLAQEDQLRLQQALFQLEQCTREVLECVFLQDLTQKQVAEHLGISVVTVSRRVKKGLDLLKHLMCTADD
- a CDS encoding photosystem I reaction center subunit VIII: MSTELFPQIFAYSASFLSPIFVPIIGWVLPIATFSFLLLYIERDDIA
- a CDS encoding photosystem II reaction center protein J, producing the protein MSAGTGRIPLWVVATIAGLGVITVVGIFFYGAYAGIGSSL
- a CDS encoding photosystem II reaction center protein L, encoding MERTPNPNNQPVELNRTSLYLGLLLIFVLGILFSSYFFN
- the psbF gene encoding cytochrome b559 subunit beta translates to MTSGNNINQPVTYPIFTVRWLAVHTLGVPTVFFLGAIAAMQFIQR
- the psbE gene encoding cytochrome b559 subunit alpha, which codes for MSGTTGERPFSDIITSIRYWVIHSITIPALFIAGWLFVSTGLAYDVFGTPRPNEYYTQTRQELPIVNNRYEAKKQVEKFIGK
- a CDS encoding photosynthesis system II assembly factor Ycf48, whose translation is MQSIVKSWQRIIACLIVVVLCIGCSKVPSTSFNPWEIITVPTNEKLLDIAFTQDSQHGFLVGSNATLLETQDGGKNWQPLSLALDDSRYRFDSVSFSGKEGWIVGEPSLLLHTTDEGRSWSRIPLSEKLPGNPISVHALETNSAEMATDVGAIYKTTDGGKNWKAQVEAAVGVVRNMQRSADGKYVAVSAKGSFYSTWEPGQNAWVPHNRISSRRVENMGFNDNGQLWLLARGGQIQFSEPNNAEEWQEALYPELSTSWGLLDLAYRTPEELWIGGGSGNLLRSTDGGKTWEKDRDVEQVAANLYKIVFLSPDQGFIIGDRGVLLKYNARAEKTASEKAA
- a CDS encoding rubredoxin, producing the protein MSEQAVETPALDRYECRACGYVYEPEKGDDKHDIPSGTLFTELPVNWRCPVCSAKKTAFTNIGPAGTASGFKENLGFGLGVNKLTPGQKNILIFGALALAFLFFISLYGLQ
- the ndhC gene encoding photosynthetic/respiratory NAD(P)H-quinone oxidoreductase subunit C, producing MFVLSGYEYFLGFLIICSLVPALALSASKLLRPSGNSLERRTTYESGMEPIGGAWIQFNIRYYMFALVFVVFDVETVFLYPWAVAFNRLGLLAFIEALIFIAILVIALVYAWRKGALEWS